The genomic DNA CCCTTATTTCAACTGCTATATTAAACTGTTGTAATTTCTTTTTCTTTTTTAGCTAGTAAATCATCAATCTCTTTAATGTGATTATCTGTCAATTTTTGAACGTCATTTTCTAGATTTTTGATTTCATCTTCTGATAATGAGTTGTCTTTATCTTTTGATAATCTCTTAAGATCGTTGTTAGCATCTTTTCTGATGTTTCTTATAGCGATTTTTCCTTCTTCAGCTTCTTTTTTAGCTAATTTTACATATTCTTTTCTTCTATCTGCAGTTAATTCTGGCATTACAAGTCTGATTACCTTACCATCGTTGTTTGGTGTTAGTCCTAAGTTTGCAGCCATGATCATTTTTTCAATCTTTGGTATTAATGTTTTATCCCAAGGATCGATCATTAATAATCTTGGTTCTGGAGCAGATACTGTTCCAACTTGATTTAATGGCATTTCTGTACCGTAAGATTCTACTCTTATTCCGTCTAACATTGATACGTTAGCTCTTCCTGCTCTTATTGTAGCGAATCTGTCTTTTGTTGCTTCTATTGCTTTTTCCATTTTCTCTTTACAAACGTTTACTATTTCATTTCCTGTCATAGATAATCCTCCTCTTAGATTTTATGTTTTAGTCTGCAACTACTATAGTTCCTATTTTTTCACCCATGATTACTCTTTTAATATTTCCCTCAACTAATGAGTCAAAAACTATAATTGGCAGTTTATTTTCTCTGCATAATGAAATTGCAGTAGAATCCATTACTTTAAGGTCTTTGGCTAATACTTCTGAATAAGTAACCTTATCATATTTTACAGCATCTGGATATTTTACTGGGTCTTTATCGTAAATTCCATCTACTTTTGTAGCCTTTAATACAACCTCTGTGTTCATTTCAATAGCTCTTAGAGCAGCTGCTGTGTCAGTTGTAAAATATGGGTTTCCTGTTCCAGCTCCAAATATAACAACTCTTCCCTTTTCTAAGTGTCTTTGTGCTTTTCTCTTAATAAATGGTTCAGCAATTTTTGGCATCTCAATTGCTGTTTGTACCCTTGTAGGCACTCCTAATTTCTCAATAGAATTTTGTAATGCAAGTGAGTTTATTACAGTTGCAAGCATTCCCATGTGGTCACCTGTAACTCTATCTACTCCCTGAGTAGCTCCTGATAGTCCTCTGAAGATATTTCCTCCACCGATAACTACTGATACTTCTACTCCTAAATCCACTATATCTTTTATTTGTCTAGCATAAGAGGCAATTACATCTGAACAGATTCCAAACTCCTGGTCTCCCATTAATGCCTCACCACTAAGTTTTAATAAAACTCTTTTATAAAAAGGTTTCTCCATTGCTCCTCCTAAAGTATATTTTTTAAAAAAAGGGGGATGCTGTTGCATCCCCATGTATTTATTAGCTATTATCCGTTGATTTGAGCTGCAACTTCTGCTGCGAAGTCTTCTTCTTTTTTCTCGATTCCGTCTCCAACTTTAAATCTTGCGAAAGATAATACTGCTAGAGGTTTTGCGAATTGTGCAACTGTTTCTTTGTTTTCTGCTCTTACATAGATTTGGTCAACTAAACAGTTTTCTTCGTAGTATTTGTGCATTTTTCCAACTAGAATTTTTTCAATTATTTGAGCAGGTTTTCCTTCTCCTTCTAATTGTTTTCTAGCGATTTCTTTTTCATGCTCTAAATCTTCAGCTGTTACTTGATCTTTGTTTAAGTATTTAGGGTCCATTGCTGCTGCATGCATAGCGATATCTCTAGCTTTAGCGATATTTTCTTCAGTTGCTTCACCAGTCATTTCAACAATAACTCCTAATTTTCCACCTAAGTGGCTGTATGTAGCAACAAATCCATCTTTAGATACAGTTTCGTGTATTCTTCTGATGTTCATGTTTTCTCCGATTTTAGCGATTAAATCAGTAACTGCTTGTGCTACAGTTTTTCCATCTTTATATTCAGCTGCTGCAAGGTCTTCAACAGTTTTTATGTCTTTTGCAATAGCAAACTCAGCTAAGTTTTGTCCGAATTGTTTGAATTCATCGTTTTTAGCAACGAAGTCTGTTTCAGAGTTGAATTCAATTAATACAGCTTTTTTGTGATCAGCTGATACAGCATCAAAGATTAATCCTTCAGCTGCTATTCTTCCAGCTTTCTTAACTGCTTTAGCAATTCCTTTTTCTCTTAAGAAGTCAATTGCTTTATCCATATCTCCATCATTTGCTTGTAGTGCCTTCTTACAATCCATCATTCCAGCACCAGTTCTTTCTCTTAGTTCTTTTACTAAACTAGCTGTTATTTGTGCCATTTTTTCCTCCTAATAAAATTTTTTTACCTTACGGTATTGAATCGAAATAGTCGATTATTCAGCTACTTCTTCTGTAGCTTCTGCTTCAACTGGAGCTTCTGCTACTTCTTTACCTTGGTTTCCTTCGATAATTGCATTAGCAATTACAGATGAGATTAATTTTACTGATCTTATAGCATCATCGTTTGCAGGAATTGGGTAAGTGATTAAATCTGGATCTACGTTAGTGTCGATCATTGCGATTACTGGAATTCCTAAGTCAGAAGCTTCTTTTATAGCAAGAGTTTCTTTCTTACAGTCTACGATAAATATAGCTGCTGGAACATCTTCCATATCTTTAATTCCACCAAGGTTTTTAGATAATTTAGCTAATTCTTTTCTGAAGTTAGCTGCTTCTTTTTTAGTATAAGAAGTATCTAAAGTTCCTTCTGCTTCCATTTTTTCAAGTTCTTTTAATCTTTCTATTCTTTTTTTGATAGTAGAGAAGTTTGTTAACATTCCTCCTAACCATCTGTTGTTTACATAGTACATTCCTGATCTTTCAGCTTGTTCTCTTATAGCTTCTTGAGCTTGTTTTTTAGTTCCTACAAATAGAACTTTTCCTCCATCTTCAGCTATTTCTCTGATTACAGAGTAAGCTTCCTCGATTTTCTTTAAAGATTTGTGTAAGTCGATTACATGAATCCCGTTTCTTTCTGTAAAGATGTACTTAGCCATTTTTGGGTTCCATCTTTTAGCTTGGTGTCCAAAGTGAACTCCAGCTTCTAATAATTGTTTCATTGTTATTACTGCCATTTTTTCCTCCTAATAATTTTGGTTTTTTCGTCCATCAGTCTCAAAACTAAGCTATTTTCCGAAGAAAACCACCTTGCCTAGAAATAACTGATGTGTGTATTTCACAACGGCCCATTTTAACATATATTTTACAAAATGTCAATAATTTCAAAGACACTCTTAAGATTTTTTGTGAAAAATACTATAATATTTTTTAATAAAGAGGAGCCCATATAATTTCTTCACAAGATATATAAGAAAAACCTATAAAAACATATATATTCTATGGTATAATATATGTATAAAAAACATCTGTTATTTTATTTTTATCATATTTTGGTTATACTTGAGGAGGTTTTATGGGAAAACAAGTTTCTAGATTGGAAGAATGGATTAATTCAATGACTCATTATTTTGGACTGGTACTTGCTCTTATTGGTACAGGAGCACTTTTAGTTCGCAGTGTAAAAAGTGGAAACACTGGATATATAGTAGGGTCTATGCTCTTTTGTTTCTCACTGGTTCTTTTGTATTCCATGTCTGGAACTTACCATATTCTTTATCATGGAAAAGTAAAAAAGATTTTTAAGATTTTAGACCACTCAGCTATATATATTCTTATATCAGGGTCGTATACTCCCTATCTTTTAGGTTTCTTTGATGGAACAGCTAAATGGGTACTGTTCTTTGCACAATGGGGAATGACTCTTTTAGGAATAATATTTAAGATATTTTTTGTTGGAAGATTTAATTTTGTTTCTACACTTATATATCTTGCAATGGGATGGATGGTTGTATTTGTCTTTGGGGATCTTAAAACTATAATAAGTCCTCTCTCTTTCAAGCTTCTTCTAGCTTGTGGAATTACCTACTCAGTGGGAACTATTTTTTACACACTTGATAAATTTAAATTTATGCACGGTATATGGCACCTCTTTGTTTTAGCTGGAAGCATACTTAATTATCTTTCAATATATTTTATATAATTTTTCAACTTAAGGTCACTACATAAAGTGGCCTTTTTTTTACAGTATAAGTGATTGTTATAAATATATAAAATGATATTATTATACTTTTTCCTTTAAATATTTTATACTAGTTGCACACAATCATCTCGTTGTATAAAAATTTTATATATAAATTCAATTTAAGGAGGAGTTATATGGGAAAAAATATTGGTGAATATGTATGGGGAGTAATTCTTTGTATCGCTATTGCTATCCCATCATGGTTTTTAGGAAAGATGTTTCCAATAATAGGAGGACCTGTATTTGGAATACTAATAGGAATGGTACTGGGGATTATAATAAAAGATAAGGACAGATTTTCTCCAGGAGTTCTATATTGTTCAAAGAAAGTTTTAAACTATGCTGTTATATTCTTAGGATTTGGACTTAATCTAACTGTTATATTTGACACTGGAAAACAGTCTCTTCCAATAATAATTACAACAATAGCAACATCTCTTATTGTGTCATACATACTTTGTAAAGCTATGCATATAGATTATAAGATTGCTACTCTTGTAGGAGTAGGTTCATCTATCTGTGGTGGTTCAGCTGTTGCTGCTACTGCACCTGTTATCAATGCAGATCATGGAGAGGTGGCTCAGGCTATCTCAGTTATATTCTTCTTCAATATTATTGCTGCTATAACATTTCCAGCACTGGGATCATTTTTAGGATTTTCAACTGTTTCAGGTACACCTTTTGGAATATTTGCAGGTACTGCTATAAATGATACCTCATCAGTTACTGCTGCTGCATCTACCTGGGATTCTATCAATAATCTTGGAGCAGCTACTCTTGATAAAGCTGTAATGGTAAAACTTACAAGAACCTTAGCAATTATCCCTATTACACTGGTTTTAGCAGTTTGGGAATCTAAAAAATATAAAGATGAAAATAGCTCTTTCAGTTTAAAAAAGATATTTCCATTTTTTATTCTTTATTTTATATTAGCTTCAGTAATAACTACTGTAGCTGTATCTGTAGGAGTTGATATTCATCTATTTTCTCCTTTAAAAACTTTCAGTAAAATACTTATTGTTGTTGCAATGAGTGCAGTGGGATTCAATACTAATATTGTAAGACTTGTAAAAACTGGAGGTAAACCTCTTTTAATAGGTCTATGCTGCTGGGTATCAATTACCTGTGTCAGCCTTATGATGCAACATATTTTGCATATCTGGTAATAATATTAAAAAGGGCTCGCATTTTGTGATGCGAACCCTTTTTTTATTTAAATTCCACTTTTTAGCTTTTATTTAAGTCTATTTTCTTTTAAGAACTGTTTTTCTTCAGGTGTTCTTAATAATCCAAGTTGGATTGTTACACATGTTGCTATGATTAAAGCAAATATGTAAAATGCATACTTAAGAACTGCAACTGGTGATACATCTGTAAGTCCAGTTATAATAAGCATACCTCCATCATAAGGCATCATAGCCAGGAAAGCACAAGCAAATATATCTATTAAACTGGCAAGTCTTTTTGGTGCTATGTGATATGTTTTTCCAATCTCTTTTGCTATTGGTGCAGTGATGATAATAGCAATTGTATTATTTACAAGAGCTGCTGATAAAAGTCCTGAAAGGAAGCTGATTCCATACTCTGCATCTCTTCTTTGATTAATCTTAGATACAATTCCATTAACAAGCCAGTCAATTCCACCATAAGCTTTGATTACTCCAATAAGTCCTGAGATAAGTATAGCAATTATTGTAATACTGAACATATCTGCCATTCCATTTCCAATAGCCTGTATCCAATCTAAGAATGTTACAGAACCTTCAACAAATCCAATAACTCCTGTCATAACTATTCCTACAAACAGTACTCCTGATACGTTAAATCCAAGAAGTGCTGCTGCAAGTACAACTATGTAAGGAACAACTCTCATTATAAAGTATGGATGTTCTCCTGTTATAGCTCCATCTCCACCTAGAAACCAATACATAAATATTGCAAATATCGCTGCTGGTAATGCTATAAAGAAGTTCATCTTAAATTTATCCTTCATTTCAGAACCTACACCTTTTGCTGCAGATATTGTTGTATCTGATATCATTGAAAGGTTGTCTCCAAAATAAGCTCCTCCAATAACTGCTGCACATGCAAGTGGCATATTAAGTCCTGCTGATTCAGCAACTCCTATAGCTATTGGAGCCATTGCTGCAATTGTACCCATTGAAGTACCTATAGCTGTTGAAATAAATGATGAAATTACGAATACCCCTGGTACAAGAAGTGTTTTTGGTATAAAAGTTAGACCAAGGTTTACAACTGATTCAACCCCACCCATTGATTTAGCTGCACCTTGGAAACCTCCTGCTAAAAGGTATATAAGACCTATTAGTATTACTCCTGAGTTTCCTGCATTTTCACAGAAGATATCCAATTTCTTGTCAAGTTTCATTCCTTTGTTCATTATAAATGCTATTACTATACCAATTAATAGCGCCACGTGTCTTGGGAATTTAGAGAATGCTCCCTCTGCCCCCTGCATTGTAAAGTAAAGTCCAAAACCTATATACAGTGCTAAAAACACGAATAAAGGCAAAAATGCTAATAAACCATACTGTTTTTCTTTCTTTTCCATTGAGTCATGTCCCCCTTAAATTTTTATCTGGCTCTCCATTTTTTTACTGCTGTTTCTATTCTCTTTAACCCTTCTTCAACCATATATCTTGGACATGCTACGTTCATTCTTTCATATCCAACTCCAGTTTCTCCAAACCAATACCCATCATCTAATGCTATTTTTCCTTCTTTTTGAATAAGTAAAGATAGCTCTTTTTCATCCATATTTAATCCTGAGAAGTCAAGCCACATTAAGTATGTTCCTTCTGGCTTATAAACTTTTACTTCAGGTATATTTTTTGCTATATAATCCACTACATATTTCATATTTCCATCTATATATTCAACAAGTTGATCAATCCAGTCTGCACATTTTTCATAAGCAGTTTGGAATGCAACTAAGCTGAATGGGTTATTTCTTTTTATATCAAGAATTCCAAGTTCTGTATCAAATTTTTTCCATTCATCTTTTCTTGGGAAAGTTACAAAAGAAGCTTGTAATCCAGCTAAGTTAAATGTTTTTGTAGGTGAGAAGCAAGTGATAGTTATATCTTCAACCTCTTTGCTTATTGATGCTGTAGGTATATGTTTATGCCCTGGCATTACCATATCTCTCCAGATTTCATCAGAAATTATTCTTACACCATGTTTTAAACAGATATCTGTAATTTTTACAAGTTCTTCACGTTTCCAAACTCTTCCTATTGGATTGTGTGGACTACAGAAAATAAATAATTTGATTTTATTATCTACTATTTTCTTTTCAAAGTCTTCAAGATCCATTGTATAGTATCCTCTGTCATCTTTAACAAGTTTGTTTTCTACAACTGTTCTTCCGTTATCTCTTATAGTTGCAGCAAATGGATAATATACTGGGCTTTGAATGATAACTTTATCCCCAGGTTGTGTCATTTGTCTAATTAACATTGAAAGTGTAGGTACAACACCTGGACTGTTAATCAAACTCTCTGCTGGTATTTCATAATCAAATCTATTTTTGATCCAGTTAGCAGCTGCCTGATAATATCCAGCTGGTCTATAAACATATCCAAATATTCCCTGTTTAACTTTTTCTTCCATAGCTTCTATTATTTCAGGTGCAGTTTTGAAATCCATATCAGCTATCCACATTGGCCATAAATCTTTAGAAGTGAATTTTAACCCCATTTCTTCCCATTTTGCAGAGTGATTTCCAGTTCTATCAATTTTCTCATCAAAATTATATTTCATTTCATACCTCCATTATTCCAAAAAACTATACAATTCCGTTATAGGACTTTTATATTATGTACTATAACTATAAACGTTTCTCCTTTATTTGTCAATGGCTATCAGACTTTTCTGGTATATAACAGTTAGATTTTATACGTTTATGACGTATTAAATACAATTATTTTTAAAATTAAATGTAATTCCGCATATATTGTGATATACTAGAGGTAAAGAAAATTATTTAGGGAGGGGTTATGAAGTTTAATTTTGTAATAGAAAAAAATTCTGATGATACTATCTACATCCAGCTGTACACCGCTCTTAAGAAAATGATTGATGATGAAGAGATAAAACCTAGAGAAAAACTCCCTTCTATCAGACAGCTGGCTATAAAATATGACCTCAGTAAGCTTACTGTACTTAAGGCATATGATTTACTTGAAAAAAACAATTTGATTTATAAGATTCACGGTAAAGGGTGTTTTGTAAAGGAAAAGACATCTCTTTATGAAAAAATGCAAAAACCAATTATCAATAACTTTGCAATAATAAACAAAAATATTAACTTTGCAAGTTCTACTCCATGTTCTGATCTCTATCCAATAGAAGAGTTTAGAGAGATTATAAACTCTATTTTGCTTAAAGATGGAGAAAAACTTTTCAACTATTCAGATACTCAAGGATGTCTAAAACTTAGAGAACTCATTGTAACAATGTTAAAGAAAAAAGGGATTAAAGAAACTGCTCAGAATATCCAAATTGTAACTGGAGCTCAGCAGGCACTTGATATTCTAAATAAGATAATGCTTAAAAATGAACACCCTGCAATGGCAGTAGGTGCTCCTACATACTATGGTGCTATCAATACCTTTTCTGATGTTGCTACTATGGTTCCAGTTCCTGTTTGTAAAGATGGATTTGACTTAGAGGCTTTAGAGCGTATTCTTCAAAATAAAAAGATAGACTATCTGTATGCAATGATTAATTTTGAATCTCCTACTGGTATTGTGTGGTCTCAAGAAAAGAAAAAACATCTTCTTGAACTTGCTGAAAAATATGATTTCTTAATAATTGAAGACGATTGCATTTCAGATCTCTACTACTATAATAATCCTACAACACCTTTAAAATCACTGGATAAAAATGAAAGGGTTATCTATATAAACTCTTTTTCAAAAGTTATCATGCCAGGACTTAGACTTGGTTATATGGTTATTCCAGAAAAATATATAACAGAAGTCATTGCAGCAAAGTTTTCAAGTGATATTTCATCTTCAGGACTTATGCAGATGGCTACTTATCATTTTATAAATGAGGGACATTACGAAAAACATTTAGAAAATCTTAAAAAAATCTATAAAGAGAGATATGAATTTACACTTAAGTGTCTTGAAAAGATAAAAGGCATTGAGATTTTTGCTCTAACAGGTGGAGGTTTTTACTTCTGGATAAAACTTCCTGACAATATCAATTCAAATCTTGTATATGCTATTTTACGTGATATGAAGATTTCAATTCTGCCAGGAACAGTTTTTTACATCGATAAAAATGCAAAATCTGACTATATCCGTTTAAGCTTTGCTTCTGCTCCAGTCAATGAGATAAAAAAAGGTGTAGATAAACTCCATGAAGTTATATTATCTCTTCAACAAATTGGTGAATAGATACCCCCTTTTTATTATTTTTTCCATAAAATAGTTGATTATTGTAGACTAAAGAAATATAATTATATTGTAAAGTATAATTTTATGTTGTTCTATTATTTATATATTATATAAAAGGCGGGGAAAAGTATGGAACTACTTAGATTAATTCTTGGCGTTATTATCTTTATAATAACCTTCTATTTTATTATTACTGAAAAGTACCCTAAATCTATAGTTACAATGATTGGTGCTTCTCTCATGGTAGTCACTGGAATAATTTCAGAGCATGAGGCACTTAGGACAATAGGTTATAATCTGGAGATTCTATTTCTTTTAATGGGAATGATGATGATTGTAGAGATTATGTCAGAGACTGGAATATTCCAATGGGTCGCAATTAAGATAGCACAGTTAGTAAGAGGTAATCCTATTAAGATTCTTGTATTTACCTCTGTTGTAACAGCACTATTCTCAGCTGTTCTAGATAACGTAACTACAATACTTCTTGTTGTCCCAGTTACAATATTTTTAGCTAAAAGGCTGGAAGTTGACCCAAAACCATTTGTACTGATGCAGATATTTGCTTCTAACATTGGTGGTACTGCAACAATGATTGGTGACCCACCTAACCTTATTATAGCAAGTTTAAGTGGACTGGATTTTAATGATTTCATTATCAACTTAACACCTATTATTATAATAAATATGGTGGTACTTCTAAGTACAGCAGTTTTCTGTTTCAGAGACAAACTTCAGGTTTCTAATGAATTAAAAGCTGGTATTATGGAGTTGAGTCTTGACAGAACTATAAAAGATAAGGTATTACTTGCACAATCACTTATAATATTCCTTATTGTAATAATTGGATTTTTAACAAATGCTATATCAAAATTTGGTCTTTCTATCATTGCACTTTTTGGTGCTGCAACACTTATGTTTTTAAGTAAGAAAAAACCTGAAGAGATATTTGCAAAAATAGAATGGGATACGCTGTTTTTCTTTGGTGGATTATTTATTCTAGTTGAAGGAATAGAGCACCTTGGAATTATAAGCAAACTATCTGGATTCCTTCTATATCTTACAGAGGGAAATATCAAAGTTACTTCAACTGTTATACTTATTCTTTCAGCAATACTTTCACCTATTATAGGTTCAATACCACATGCACTTTCATTTGGTAAGATTCTTGCTGGTGTAGTTCCTACTATGACTGGAGATACACAGATGTTATGGTGGGCACTTGCATTAGGAGCATGTCTTGGTGGAAATATGACAATAGTTGGAGCTGCAGCAAATATAGTTGGTTCCTCAGTAGCTAAAAAAGGGGGAATTGAGATTACCTTTAAGGAATTCTTCAAATGGGGACTTCTTGTAGTAGGTGAATCTGTTGGTTTATCCCTTATTTATCTTCTTATTAGATATTGATGCAAGAGCCTTAATATGGTCTAAAACCTATTTTACAATTTGTATGACTAATGGCTACATAAATTGTCTTAAAATTGTTTTTAAGTGCTAAATACAAGTGTACACATATAAAAAATATCATATTTCAAATATAAAACTATAAAATAAAAGGGCATCCATTAATATGGGTGCCCTTTTAAAATATCAATATAACTTTTTTAATATAACTTGTTTGCGAATTTTTTATTTTTCTTTATATGAGGTTTTGCTTAATTTACTGCTATTTATTTGGAAAGGATTAAAAAAGAGGAACATCTCTGTTCCTCTTTATATATCAGAAACTAATTATTAAACTAATTCAATAATAGCCATTTCTGAAGAGTCACCTTTTCTTACAGAAGTTTTGATGATTCTTGTATATCCACCATTTCTTTCTGTGTATCTAGGTGCTACTTCGTTGAATAACTTAGCTACTGCTTCTTCATTTCTTAGGAATGCAAATGCATTTCTTCTAGAAGCTAATGTATTTTTCTTTCCTAAAGTTATCATTCTTTCTGCAAATTTTCTTAATTCTTTTGCTCTAGTTACAGTAGTTTCAATTCTTTCTGCACTTATTAAAGATATAGTTAAGTTTTTTAGCATAGCTTTTCTGTGGTCAGCTCTTCTACCTAACTTTCTATATGATTTATTGTGATTCATTAGTTAGCTATCCTCCTTATTATTATCCTATTCAGGAGATCCATTTTGAGTTAGATCATATCCTAATTCTTTCATTTTTTCTAGGATTTCATCTAATGATTTTCTTCCTAGGTTTTTAATCTTTAGAAGTTCGTTGTGAGACAATTTAGATAATTGTCCAACTTCTTCTATTCCAGCTTTCTTTAAACAGTTAAACGATCTAACAGTTAAATCTAGCTCCTCTATTTTAGTATTTAGAATATTATCATCTTTAGAGTGAGTAGTTGAATCTTCTTCTTCATCCTCTACTTCAGCTCTTAGGTTTTCCATCTTGTTACCTAATTCTAAGAAAGGATCAAAGTGTAATCTCAATAACTCTACCGCGTAAGACAATGCATCTCTAATTTCAATGCTTCCGTCAGTTTCGATATCTAAAGTAAGTTTGTCAAAGTCAGTCATTCTACCAACCATTGTATCTTGGATAGTGTAAGAAACTTTTCTGATAGGTGTATAGATAGCATCAACTGCTATATAATCCACTGCCCAGTCTTTTCTTTCAATATCTTCTGATACTACGAAACCTTCTCCAGTATCTACTAGAAATTCCATGTCAAGTTCTCTATCTGTTGTTATTGTACAAATAACTTGTTCAGGATTCACTATTTCTATACCTACGTCAGGTATTATGTCAGCTGCAGTTACCACTTTTGGTCCTTTAACAGAAAGAGTCATTTTTCTTTCACCGCTTGTTTCAGCTTTAACAACTATTTCTTTAATGTTAAGGATAATTTCAGTTACAGCTTCCTTTATTCCTTCCATAACAGAGAATTCGCTCAATACTCCTTCGATTCTCACACCTTTAATAGCAGCTCCTGGGATAGACGAAAGTAAAACTCTTCTCAAAGCATTACCAACAGTATGCCCATAACCTCTATATAAAGGCTCAACGATATATTGACCTTTAAATTCGCTCTCTTTTACTTCAGTTATATTGATACCCCTTGCATGTTTTTCAATTTTTAACATTTAATCAACTCCTATTAAAAGGGCTATTATCTAGAGTAGAACTCAACTATTAGTGACTCATTTAATTCGAAATCTAAGTCGTCTTTAGTTGGGTTTTGTAAAACTTTACCAGAGAAAGCAGCTTTGTCTAGCTCTAACCAAGCTGGAACAGTTGCTTCTTCTACAGACGCTTTGATTATTTCTATATTTTTTGAATTTTCGATTACAGAGATTACATCTCCTACTTTTACTCTGTAAGAAGGTATATTAACTCTTCTTCC from Fusobacterium sp. DD2 includes the following:
- the tsf gene encoding translation elongation factor Ts, which codes for MAQITASLVKELRERTGAGMMDCKKALQANDGDMDKAIDFLREKGIAKAVKKAGRIAAEGLIFDAVSADHKKAVLIEFNSETDFVAKNDEFKQFGQNLAEFAIAKDIKTVEDLAAAEYKDGKTVAQAVTDLIAKIGENMNIRRIHETVSKDGFVATYSHLGGKLGVIVEMTGEATEENIAKARDIAMHAAAMDPKYLNKDQVTAEDLEHEKEIARKQLEGEGKPAQIIEKILVGKMHKYYEENCLVDQIYVRAENKETVAQFAKPLAVLSFARFKVGDGIEKKEEDFAAEVAAQING
- a CDS encoding hemolysin III family protein, whose translation is MGKQVSRLEEWINSMTHYFGLVLALIGTGALLVRSVKSGNTGYIVGSMLFCFSLVLLYSMSGTYHILYHGKVKKIFKILDHSAIYILISGSYTPYLLGFFDGTAKWVLFFAQWGMTLLGIIFKIFFVGRFNFVSTLIYLAMGWMVVFVFGDLKTIISPLSFKLLLACGITYSVGTIFYTLDKFKFMHGIWHLFVLAGSILNYLSIYFI
- the frr gene encoding ribosome recycling factor translates to MTGNEIVNVCKEKMEKAIEATKDRFATIRAGRANVSMLDGIRVESYGTEMPLNQVGTVSAPEPRLLMIDPWDKTLIPKIEKMIMAANLGLTPNNDGKVIRLVMPELTADRRKEYVKLAKKEAEEGKIAIRNIRKDANNDLKRLSKDKDNSLSEDEIKNLENDVQKLTDNHIKEIDDLLAKKEKEITTV
- a CDS encoding MalY/PatB family protein: MKYNFDEKIDRTGNHSAKWEEMGLKFTSKDLWPMWIADMDFKTAPEIIEAMEEKVKQGIFGYVYRPAGYYQAAANWIKNRFDYEIPAESLINSPGVVPTLSMLIRQMTQPGDKVIIQSPVYYPFAATIRDNGRTVVENKLVKDDRGYYTMDLEDFEKKIVDNKIKLFIFCSPHNPIGRVWKREELVKITDICLKHGVRIISDEIWRDMVMPGHKHIPTASISKEVEDITITCFSPTKTFNLAGLQASFVTFPRKDEWKKFDTELGILDIKRNNPFSLVAFQTAYEKCADWIDQLVEYIDGNMKYVVDYIAKNIPEVKVYKPEGTYLMWLDFSGLNMDEKELSLLIQKEGKIALDDGYWFGETGVGYERMNVACPRYMVEEGLKRIETAVKKWRAR
- the rpsB gene encoding 30S ribosomal protein S2, with protein sequence MAVITMKQLLEAGVHFGHQAKRWNPKMAKYIFTERNGIHVIDLHKSLKKIEEAYSVIREIAEDGGKVLFVGTKKQAQEAIREQAERSGMYYVNNRWLGGMLTNFSTIKKRIERLKELEKMEAEGTLDTSYTKKEAANFRKELAKLSKNLGGIKDMEDVPAAIFIVDCKKETLAIKEASDLGIPVIAMIDTNVDPDLITYPIPANDDAIRSVKLISSVIANAIIEGNQGKEVAEAPVEAEATEEVAE
- a CDS encoding YeiH family protein, with the protein product MGEYVWGVILCIAIAIPSWFLGKMFPIIGGPVFGILIGMVLGIIIKDKDRFSPGVLYCSKKVLNYAVIFLGFGLNLTVIFDTGKQSLPIIITTIATSLIVSYILCKAMHIDYKIATLVGVGSSICGGSAVAATAPVINADHGEVAQAISVIFFFNIIAAITFPALGSFLGFSTVSGTPFGIFAGTAINDTSSVTAAASTWDSINNLGAATLDKAVMVKLTRTLAIIPITLVLAVWESKKYKDENSSFSLKKIFPFFILYFILASVITTVAVSVGVDIHLFSPLKTFSKILIVVAMSAVGFNTNIVRLVKTGGKPLLIGLCCWVSITCVSLMMQHILHIW
- a CDS encoding Na+/H+ antiporter NhaC family protein, encoding MEKKEKQYGLLAFLPLFVFLALYIGFGLYFTMQGAEGAFSKFPRHVALLIGIVIAFIMNKGMKLDKKLDIFCENAGNSGVILIGLIYLLAGGFQGAAKSMGGVESVVNLGLTFIPKTLLVPGVFVISSFISTAIGTSMGTIAAMAPIAIGVAESAGLNMPLACAAVIGGAYFGDNLSMISDTTISAAKGVGSEMKDKFKMNFFIALPAAIFAIFMYWFLGGDGAITGEHPYFIMRVVPYIVVLAAALLGFNVSGVLFVGIVMTGVIGFVEGSVTFLDWIQAIGNGMADMFSITIIAILISGLIGVIKAYGGIDWLVNGIVSKINQRRDAEYGISFLSGLLSAALVNNTIAIIITAPIAKEIGKTYHIAPKRLASLIDIFACAFLAMMPYDGGMLIITGLTDVSPVAVLKYAFYIFALIIATCVTIQLGLLRTPEEKQFLKENRLK
- the pyrH gene encoding UMP kinase → MEKPFYKRVLLKLSGEALMGDQEFGICSDVIASYARQIKDIVDLGVEVSVVIGGGNIFRGLSGATQGVDRVTGDHMGMLATVINSLALQNSIEKLGVPTRVQTAIEMPKIAEPFIKRKAQRHLEKGRVVIFGAGTGNPYFTTDTAAALRAIEMNTEVVLKATKVDGIYDKDPVKYPDAVKYDKVTYSEVLAKDLKVMDSTAISLCRENKLPIIVFDSLVEGNIKRVIMGEKIGTIVVAD